In Musa acuminata AAA Group cultivar baxijiao chromosome BXJ2-8, Cavendish_Baxijiao_AAA, whole genome shotgun sequence, one genomic interval encodes:
- the LOC103993389 gene encoding ISWI chromatin-remodeling complex ATPase CHR11 codes for MAKPYDSESSSEETPSNGSIASEDERKNVAEASPDEEVDEEELEAVARTAGPDDDEAKDDNGDEDTKDEDTKSVDEDDEDEEEDEENAKFGKRERARLREMQRMKKQKIQEILVAQNASIDADMNNKGKGRLKYLLQQTEIFAHFAKGAQSASEKKPRGRGRHASKITEEEEDEEYLKEEEDAFSGAGGTRLVSQPSCIQGKLRDYQLAGLNWLIRLYENGINGILADEMGLGKTLQTISLLGYLHEFRGITGPHMVVAPKSTLGNWMREIRRFCPVLRAVKFLGDPEERRHIREDLLVAGKFDVCVTSFEMAIKEKNALRRFSWRYVIIDEAHRIKNENSLLSKTMRLYNTNYRLLITGTPLQNNLHELWALLNFLLPEIFSSAETFDKWFQISGENDQQEVVQQLHKVLRPFLLRRLKSDVEKGLPPKKETILKVGMSQMQKHYYRALLQKDLEVINAGGERKRLLNIAMQLRKCCNHPYLFQGAEPGPPYTTGDHLIINAGKMVLLDKLLSKLKERDSRVLIFSQMTRLLDILEDYLLYCGYQYCRIDGNTGGEERDASIEAFNQPGSEKFIFLLSTRAGGLGINLATADVVILYDSDWNPQVDLQAQDRAHRIGQKKEVQVFRFCTEYTIEEKVIERAYKKLALDALVIQQGRLAEQKTVNKDELLQMVRFGAEMVFNSNNSTITDEDIDRIIAKGEEATAELDAKMKKFTEDAIKFKMDDTADLYDFDDEKDDNKVDFKKLVTDNWVEPPRRERKRNYSDADYFKQALRQGGPAKSKEPRIPRMPQLHDFQFFNTQRLSELYEKEVRYLMQAHQKNQLKDTIGDEEEPEDLGEPLTAEEQEEKERLLEEGFSTWTRKDFNTFIRACEKYGRNDIKSIALEMEAKTEEEVERYAKVFRQRYKELNDYDRIMKNIERGEARISRKEEIMRAIGKKLDRYKNPWLELKIQYGQNKGKLYNEECDRFMLCMVHKLGYGNWDELKAAFRTSPLFRFDWFVKSRTTQELARRCDTLIRLVEKENQEYDERERQARKDKKLSRTPTKRSLSKAPAMETPALTSFKRRKQSSMDDYMSSGRRRR; via the exons ATGGCGAAACCCTACGATTCGGAGAGCTCCTCCGAGGAGACCCCCTCGAACGGCTCGATCGCCTCCGAGGACGAGCGCAAGAATGTGGCAGAGGCCAGTCCCGATGAGGAGGTCGACGAGGAGGAGCTCGAGGCGGTCGCCAGGACGGCCGGCCCCGACGACGATGAGGCCAAGGACGACAACGGGGACGAGGACACCAAGGACGAGGACACGAAGAGCGTTGATGAGGACGATGAggacgaggaggaagatgag GAAAATGCTAAATTCGGAAAGCGTGAAAGAGCCAGGTTGAGAGAGATGCAGAGGATGAAGAAGCAAAAGATTCAAGAAATACTGGTTGCACAGAATGCATCTATTGATGCTGACATG AATAACAAGGGAAAAGGGCGGTTGAAGTACTTGCTACAACAGACTGAGATTTTCGCTCATTTTGCAAAGGGTGCCCAATCTGCATCAGAAAAAAAGCCAAGAGGAAG GGGGCGTCACGCATCTAAAAttacagaggaagaagaagatgaggaatACCTTAAGGAGGAAGAGGATGCCTTTTCTGGTGCAGGAGGAACCCGTTTGGTTTCACAACCATCTT GTATACAGGGCAAATTAAGAGATTACCAGCTAGCTGGATTGAATTGGCTAATACGATTGTATGAAAACGGAATCAATGGGATTTTAGCTGATGAAATG GGTCTTGGAAAAACATTGCAAACCATCTCTCTACTCGGCTATTTGCATGAGTTTAGAGGAATTACTGGTCCTCacatggtagtagcaccaaaatcTACTCTTGGCAACTGGATGAGGGAAATTCGGCGTTTTTGTCCTGTTTTGCGTGCTGTAAAATTTCTTGGGGATCCTGAAGAAAGA AGACATATACGTGAGGATTTGTTGGTCGCTGGGAAGTTCGATGTTTGTGTAACTAGTTTTGAAATGGCTATCAAAGAAAAAAATGCTCTAAGACGCTTTAGTTGGCGCTATGTTATTATTGATGAGGCTCATCGGATTAAaaatgaaaattctcttctttcaaAAACAATGAGACTCTACAATACTAATTATCGCCTTCTTATCACTGGAACACCTCTTCAG AACAATCTTCATGAGCTGTGGGCTCTTCTTAATTTTCTGCTTCCTGAGATATTTAGTTCTGCTGAAACCTTTGACAAATGGTTTCAAATATCTGGAGAAAATGATcagcaggaggttgttcaacagctTCACAAG gtTCTTCGTCCATTTCTCCTCAGACGACTTAAATCTGATGTTGAGAAAGGATTACCTCCGAAAAAGGAAACTATACTCAAGGTAGGAATGTCCCAGATGCAAAAGCATTATTACCGTGCTCTGCTTCAAAAAGATTTGGAGGTCATTAATGCTGGAGGGGAACGCAAGCGTCTTCTGAACATTGCTATGCAGCTGCGTAAGTGTTGTAATCATCCATATCTCTTCCAAGGTGCAGAACCTGGGCCACCTTATACGACAGGAGATCACCTTATTATAAATGCAG GAAAAATGGTTCTGTTAGATAAGTTGCTGTCAAAATTGAAAGAACGGGATTCCAGAGTTCTAATATTTTCACAG ATGACTAGACTTTTGGACATCTTGGAAGATTATTTGCTGTATTGTGGATATCAATATTGCCGGATTGATGGGAATACTGGGGGAGAGGAACGTGATGCTTCAATTGAAGCCTTTAATCAACCTGGAAGTGAGAAGttcattttcttgctttctacaaGAGCTGGTGGACTGGGGATTAACCTTGCTACTGCAGATGTTGTCATTCTCTATGACAGTGACTG GAACCCACAAGTTGATCTACAGGCACAAGATCGTGCCCACAGGATTGGCCAAAAGAAAGAAGTTCAAGTGTTCCGTTTCTGCACAGAG TACACTATTGAAGAGAAAGTGATAGAAAGGGCATATAAAAAGCTTGCGCTTGATGCTTTGGTAATTCAACAAGGTCGGCTGGCAGAACAGAAGA CTGTTAACAAAGATGAACTTCTACAAATGGTAAGATTTGGTGCCGAAATGGTGTTCAACTCCAATAACAGCACAATAACTGATGAGGACATTGATCGCATCATAGCTAAAGGAGAAGAGGCTACCGCAGAACTTGATGCAAAGATGAAAAAGTTTACAGAGGATGCCATTAAGTTTAAAATGGATGACA CTGCTGACTtgtatgactttgatgatgagaaG GATGACAACAAGGTTGACTTTAAGAAACTTGTTACCGATAATTGGGTTGAGCCACCTAGAAGGGAAAGGAAACGCAA TTATTCAGATGCTGACTATTTTAAGCAAGCACTGCGCCAAGGTGGTCCTGCAAAATCGAAAGAGCCACGAATTCCTCGTATGCCTCAATT GCATGATTTTCAGTTTTTCAACACACAGAGATTAAGCGAATTGTACGAGAAAGAAGTTCGATATCTCATG CAAGCGCATCAGAAGAATCAATTAAAAGATACAATTGGTGATGAAGAAGAACCTGAAG ACTTAGGTGAGCCGCTGACTGCAGAGGAACAGGAAGAGAAGGAGCGGTTGTTGGAAGAG GGTTTTTCAACATGGACAAGGAAAGATTTTAATACATTCATTCGAGCATGTGAGAAGTATGGCCGCAATGACATAAAGAGTATAGCATTGGAAATGGAGGCCAAAACAGAAGAGGAAGTAGAAAGATATGCCAAGGTCTTCAGACAGAGATACAAGGAATTAAATG ATTATGATCGTATTATGAAGAACATAGAAAGGGGTGAAGCAAGGATCTCTCGcaaagaagaaataatgagagCAATTGGCAAGAAGTTGGATCGCTACAAGAACCCATGGTTGGAACTAAAAATTCAGTATGGCCAAAATAAAGGAAAATTGTATAACGAGGAATGTGATCGCTTTATG TTGTGCATGGTGCATAAACTTGGTTATGGTAACTGGGATGAGCTCAAAGCAGCATTCCGTACTTCACCTTTGTTCCGGTTTGATTGGTTTGTAAAGTCTCGTACAACTCAGGAGCTTGCTAGACGCTGTGATACCCTTATTCGTCTGGTAGAGAAAGAAAATCAAGAGTATGATGAGCGGGAGAGACAAGCacggaaagataaaaaacttTCTAGG ACACCAACAAAACGGTCATTATCAAAGGCACCAGCTATGGAAACTCCTGCTTTGACCTCTttcaaaagaagaaaacaatCATCCATGGATGACTATATGAGCTCG gggaggaggaggagatga